One Helianthus annuus cultivar XRQ/B chromosome 12, HanXRQr2.0-SUNRISE, whole genome shotgun sequence genomic region harbors:
- the LOC110897549 gene encoding rhodanese-like/PpiC domain-containing protein 12, chloroplastic, producing MLRAYSNLASPAISICALRVSLCPTLSSSSSFRRISTAPLPLFSQTLISSPSSSSSSSSSSSAFKRLMDHSSPRASASYSTVSSNDVGRELLVQHLLVKEEDKDLLFELQKRLVRGEDLSDLAVEYSVCPSKEDGGMLGWVRKGQMVPEFEEAAFTAPLNKVVKCKTQFGWHLLQVLSEREESVLADIQPEELHAKLQDPDFREEAQFVDVREPHEVERASLSGFQVLPLQQFGSWGPEITTKLDPQKDTYVLCHHGMRSLQVAKWLQTQGFRKIYNIAGGIHAYAVKADPSIPTY from the exons ATGTTGAGAGCTTACAGTAACCTAGCTTCTCCGGCAATCAGCATCTGCGCTCTTAGAGTCTCACTTTGTCCCACActctcatcttcatcttcatttaGGAGAATCTCCACTGCACCACTTCCCCTTTTCTCCCAAACCCTAATCTCATcaccatcttcttcttcttcttcttcttcttcttcttctgcttTCAAACGCCTCATGGACCATTCTTCTCCCAGAGCCTCAG CATCATATAGTACTGTGAGTAGTAATGATGTCGGTAGAGAACTATTGGTGCAACACTTGCTCGTGAAAGAAGAGGATAAAGATCTTCTGTTTGAGCTGCAGAAAAGACTTGTACGAG GGGAGGATTTAAGTGATTTGGCAGTGGAATATTCAGTTTGTCCATCCAAGGAGGATGGTGGTATGCTTGGTTGGGTGAGAAAGGGACAAATG GTGCCGGAGTTTGAGGAAGCTGCATTTACCGCCCCATTAAACAAAGTTGTTAAATGTAAAACTCAATTCGGTTGGCATTTATTGCAAGTCTTATCAGAGAG GGAAGAATCAGTACTTGCAGACATTCAACCAGAAGAGCTTCATGCAAAGTTGCAAGATCCTGATTTTCGTGAAGAAGCTCAATTTGTCGATGTTCGAGAACCACATGAAGT GGAGAGAGCTTCTTTATCGGGATTTCAAGTTCTTCCTCTGCAACAGTTTGGAAGCTGGGGACCAGAAATCACTACAAAGTTGGATCCTCAGAAGGATACTTATGTCCTG TGTCACCACGGAATGCGGTCACTGCAAGTTGCGAAATGGTTGCAGACACAG GGGTTTAGAAAAATATACAACATTGC
- the LOC110900605 gene encoding uncharacterized protein LOC110900605: MVNGPRYSAKEKGKRPYEPSWQEQQVIFPVVRGGPCATRPVVITGIIGHYETDYIFIDPGSTADIIYEQCFNQLDEEDKARLEPVDYPLSGFCNEMVFPLGQISFPVTFSDGKHSRTTNVNFMVMPVKSRHDVLIGRETQGELNMVTSTPHSAIGFLTRTGVAIIYAKKEVMSTDEMRPTKAAKYVAQLREETGVQVDTGGRNSFSTDESVSN, encoded by the exons atggtcaacggacccagGTATAGCGCGAAAGAGAAAGGCAAACGCCCCTATGAACCTTCTTGGCAAGAGCAGCAGGTTATATTTCCGGTAGTGCGCGGCGGACCTTGCGCCACACGTCCCGTCGTCATTACCGGTATAATCGGGCATTATGAAACTGACTACATATTCATCGACCCGGGAAGTACAGCCGACATCATTTACGAACAGTGTTTCAATCAGTTGGATGAGGAGGATAAAGCGAGACTCGAGCCGgtcgattatcctttgtctggattttgcaacgagatggttttTCCACTCGGCcagatcagtttccccgtcacgtTTTCTGACGGGAAACATTCAAGAACGACAAATGTGAATTTCATGGTGATGCCGGTAAAGTCAAGGCATGATGTGCTAATTGGGAGGGAAACCCAGGGCGAGTTAAACATGGTAACCTCAACGCCCCATTCTGCAATAGGGTTCCTAACCAGAACAGGAGTGGCAATCATCTATGCGAAGAAGGAAGTGATGTCAACCGACGAAATGCGCCCCACGAAAGCGGCGAAG TACGTTGCGCAACTGCGTGAAGAAACAGGAGTTCAAGTGGACACCGGAGGcagaaacagcttttcaacaGATGAAAGCGTGTCTAATTGA